From Penicillium psychrofluorescens genome assembly, chromosome: 6, one genomic window encodes:
- a CDS encoding uncharacterized protein (ID:PFLUO_009596-T1.cds;~source:funannotate), with the protein MMAATEPIAIVGSACRFPGDAISPSKLWDLLKDPRDVLTEIPESRFNTKAFFHPDGLHHGTTNVRHSYVLSEDHRLFDAQFFGTKPVEANSIDPQQRLLLETVYECLESAGIPMERLQGSDTGVYVGLMTNDYADILGRDVQSLPTYFASGTARSILSNRISYFFDWHGPSMTIDTACSSSLIALHQAVQSLRSGESSVAVAAGTNLLLGPEQYVAESKLKMLSPNGRSRMWDKDADGYARGDGIAAVILKTLSAALADGDHIECLIRETGTNQDGRTKGITMPNPVAQAELIRTTYARAGLDLSKLSDRPQYFEAHGTGTPAGDPVEAEAISTAFFGPSANYYRRPGQEHPLYVGSIKTVIGHTEGTAGLAAVLKASLALQRGIIPPNLLLNELSSTVRPFYNDLEILKSAQDWPQLPSGVPRRASVNSFGFGGANAHAILETFDPNISLNVLPSPEAVNMLPFNFSAASEKSLISAMASYSEYLKMHQDVNLRDLSWTLNCRRSTLPVRLSVSASTVEDLVARLDKATQSSPEISTGTQTSSVHKPKLLGIFTGQGAQWARMGAELLVSSPLAINCVSRLEKSLQELPDEHRPSWSLKVELLKDATSSQIGKGEFSQPLCTAIQIVLVELLRAANIQFHAVVGHSSGEIAAAFAANYISAEDAIRIAYYRGWSLQYSGAHNAVQGAMMVAGTSFEDAKELCEIPTLDKRVCVACSNSPTNVTLSGDADAIDEVIEIFQDEKKFNRRLKVDKAYHSHHMMPCTGPYIDAIRKCGMRIQPRPNGSATWISSVYVDDIENVREKLIDTYWSNNMVSPVLFSQAISYAVGAAGPFDMALEIGPHPALQGPVKETVQEISGNTIHYSGTLSRNKNDREVFASSLGSLWATLGENAVDFSSFDRKAGGTADAPKLIKGLPSYCWDHDRVYWHESRLSTAFRAGQEEFHYLLGIRCPDGTIDQLRWRNYLNPREIPWLADHKVQGQLVFPAAGYISAAVECIIQQYALESVQLIEFHDVVIGQALVLEENTGVETVFDLKVTERRSDCVKATFSCHSAANKASSLALHASAQIQIFLGNPKQDVLPPRKGTYDRFLDLESDRFYQSVSHLGFSYTGPFQALSDLSRKMDEATGLVAVPTADQNEPPLLIHPASLDGAIQSIMLAYCFPGDGRLRTIYLPTKIDCVRINPSGWVKLGGPGASLPFHSLVGSAKFSELSGDVNLFSADGDTILQLQGLHTTPISPLTAASDVLLFTEMTWGNEIPRASAFDPGRDWFQESFTLAMDLERLAHFYLKSLDLSITQTERAGAAWHHAHMLSNVEHCLSLVKSGYHPFAKSQWANDTKEDVYPILSRYPESIDVKIIHAVGEDFPSVIRGEKNILDVLTQENMLNEFYANTLGIQHYLKEMAQIAGQISYRYPHMNVLEIGAGAGNTANFILNEMNTDFASYTYTDISNGLFDDAQERFSDRSSKMTFKVLDIEKDVMEQGYTEESFDLIIASLALYATKQLEDTLSNVRRLLKPGGYLLLLEPTNPDVMHLGLVLGGVPGWWLGYDEGRKKSPLVSIEAWEELMRKSGFSGIDAISPQHPKSPIPFSVMACQAVDNRVHFVREPLSLEHQPLGLETLTIIGGKTSETSVIVEDIKKAVARHYNYIHDIPSLIDLIPFDLPFMGTVVSLVELDEPMFKNMSSEKVKSFQELFKQSKNIVWVTYGAQGDNPYANMFAGVQRTLVSEMDHLHIQRLNFHSLMEANGRLIAQKLLLLEIADTWSQNGERGRLLWYDEPELAFKDGNFLVPRFRLNQRRNDRYNSSRRSIVKQVDRETSSVSIRWSRLGYRIVENNTRDKVSYPDCIHVRVTHSLLRAVKIADGTSVFLVFGTASQTGEHVIGASDSLNSLVRVPSTWVVRCGPSAERGIQSTIGLYIYFLVSSMLDKIPLGKSLVVLDPDFSFASILTQRASEKGIQLVLLTTTDEACMRPWVYIHPRATNREILKDLPYDVARFVNIGGDQETMSIIKQCLPANCDMQTEQSLTSEVPYSESYEATSKVASQIQAAWMRIQNDPTPVNVLRFRRLSLNELTQNAKLPNSQVIVEWGDSKLPAQVQPASLQVRFANDKTYWLVGLTGGLGLSLCQWMALQGTRYIALSSRNPKVDDMWLRQMAAGGCTIRVFHNDITDRESVRATYRHICETMPPIAGVAQGAMVLQDTMFPDLDLDRLERVLRPKVDGSILLDELFSENTLEFMIFFSSMAAATGNPGQVAYNAANMFMASLAAQRRKRGLAAHAINIGAVVGNGYVTRELNMSQQNYLYRVGHAWMSEQDFHEVFAEGVLSCTDPYGNAELYSGLRIDNDESKSWVSNPMFQHLVFRSSSLLAGGKKGRGGVIIKAQLLEAISRQEIIQILEDGFVLKLQSALQADPDKPMLDMSPDELGIDSLVAVDLRSWFLKELGVDMPVLKIFNVVSIRELLASVPELLSDALIPNVGDDARSSENLQMDDSLALDVQNKGPGSANEMSVDGTGSLTVEIIESLKLRPLDSAKAYSGSSTASLQAGDSNSEETEDPASSIYTDDYGSPIANRTVQKTLPMSLGQSRFWFLKFFVEDKSAFNSTTTIRLTGRLQIDAFAKAIESVGEHHEALRTFFFTDREKRHMQGIWATSILRLEHVKIIDENEVDKAATQMKSHVFDLEQGEILRVQLLSLSPEQHWLVFGCHHINMDGISFENFWSDVEKAYQGVPLSSAVLQYPDFTLRQLREYETGVWNDDLDFWRKQFVELPPPIPLLPFSRLHVRPGVSQFGSHIALVRLEENLCAKVEQCCRVFKTTPFHFYLAIWKILVLGYFDMDSVCIGVGDGNRTDSDIINSIGLFLNLLPILFVRKPDLSFGEALKDIRYVAQTAFAHSRVPFDVILNELYVPRSASYSPLFQIFFNYRRKIKESRTFCGCLAEGELLGAGETAYDLSLDVVDVNNGVEMRNRWPATIVHRVDEIARLYGSRVALKDQQNHVLTYSQMQNRVTVIANELLNNGVGPGTPVGVFQSPNIDWICSLMAILRVGGAYIPLDKKVGMYRLTMITNNSRVRVILVDSSTNSEFSLLKSDADQIDVSSLRGAGVSPVSVMAESKGTAVIMYTSGSTGTPKAIKIHHLAWAHRIQSAIDEWRLAEGEETILQQSAYSFDMSLAQIFLSLCNAGTLIIPSSLTRSDPVAISALIASENVTVTVGTPAEYLGWLQHGRLALRHSQLRTTISGGEALSNGLILQFQLLEKSDLRLINAYGPTETTLASSSAEVPYAQLDATSATNNLPLSTSPNYSVYILDGALNPVPIGIPGEVVIGGACVSQGYLNETDTKARFLQDGHASPFFHDQGWTTIHRTGDRGKLCKDGTLVIMGRIEGDTQIKLGGIRMDLEDIEATIVRAASGKIVQAVVSVRTRPDQEQSKKFLVALVVLCDDNPFSQPTQFLQHLVAELPVPQYMRPAALIQIDCIPLTHSGKIDRHAINEFPIPQVTHQQEHYTELTPSELSLRHLWQEVLPQGLVNHFSIGATSDFFHVGGSSLALINLQGLIKDRLGVSVPLYQLFETSTLHTMASRIGSLSSSISNLTVDWEEEVQIKPDVDQTTPSFEVANAPLLGVNIVVLTGSTGFLGKEILRQLIDDDRVMLIHCIAVRKDQSQLPEIFSDDKVIVHQGDLGASQLGLSDSEASSVFSQADIIIHNGADVSFMKSYHTLKLINVASTKELVKLALPRRVPFHFISSASVARLAHKDSFGEISVARYPPPQVPDDGYTAAKWVSEVYLERVNRQFGLPVWIHRPSSVTGPDAPELDLMSNLMRYVQETKAIPDLGSWSGMFDFISVQSAASQIIRSVDSSTALQRLSGTVKYIYESGEIQIGQEEVQSLMELGTGAAFEVIPVESWAERAEKVGMNKLLGVYLRRVSGGQVLLPRLIKYSEEAG; encoded by the exons ATGATGGCTGCAACTGAGCCCATCGCCATCGTGGGAAGCGCATGCCGGTTTCCTGGCGATGCGATCTCACCATCCAAACTGTGGGACTTGCTCAAAGACCCACGAGATGTTTTGACTGAAATCCCTGAAAGTCGCTTTAACACCAAGGCATTCTTCCATCCGGACGGCCTCCACCATGGCACCACCAACGTCCGCCACTCCTATGTGTTGTCTGAGGATCACCGCTTGTTCGACGCGCAATTCTTTGGGACCAAACCTGTTGAGGCGAATTCGATTGATCCACAACAGCGCCTGTTGCTGGAAACTGTCTATGAATGCTTGGAATCAGCTGGCATCCCAATGGAGCGCTTACAAGGCTCCGACACGGGAGTTTACGTTGGCTTGATGACGAACGACTATGCGGACATTCTGGGACGAGATGTCCAAAGTCTCCCGACATACTTTGCATCAGGGACAGCACGGAGCATTCTCTCAAACCGGATCTCCTATTTCTTTGACTGGCATGGGCCCTCCATGACCATCGACACAGCCTGCTCATCCAGTTTAATTGCACTACACCAAGCAGTTCAGAGCCTACGAAGTGGCGAAAGTAGcgtggcagtggcagcagGAACAAATCTCCTACTAGGCCCTGAGCAGTACGTTGCGGAGAGCAAGCTGAAGATGCTTTCGCCCAACGGCCGCTCTCGCATGTGGGATAAGGACGCGGATGGCTATGCACGCGGTGACGGGATTGCGGCCGTGATTCTCAAGACATTGAGTGCAGCGCTAGCAGATGGCGATCACATCGAGTGTCTCATAAGAGAGACCGGTACAAACCAGGACGGACGTACGAAAGGAATCACTATGCCCAATCCAGTGGCCCAAGCCGAGCTTATTAGAACGACATACGCCAGAGCGGGCCTCGATCTTTCGAAGCTCAGTGACCGCCCACAGTACTTCGAAGCCCATGGGACCG GAACGCCGGCGGGCGACCCCGTTGAGGCAGAAGCGATCAGCACCGCATTTTTTGGCCCATCCGCAAACTACTACCGACGGCCCGGACAGGAACACCCATTATACGTTGGCTCAATAAAGACCGTCATCGGGCATACTGAAGGCACGGCTGGCCTCGCGGCTGTCCTAAAGGCATCACTGGCATTACAACGCGGAATCATCCCACCAAATCTCCTGTTGAACGAGCTGAGCTCGACTGTCCGGCCGTTTTACAACGACCTTGAAATCCTCAAATCCGCCCAAGATTGGCCTCAACTTCCAAGCGGAGTACCTCGCCGTGCCAGTGTGAACAGCTTCGGTTTTGGTGGAGCCAATGCTCACGCCATTCTGGAAACATTCGACCCAAATATATCATTGAATGTGCTGCCTTCCCCAGAGGCTGTGAATATGTTGCCGTTTAACTTCTCTGCGGCCTCGGAAAAGTCGCTTATTTCAGCCATGGCATCTTACTCAGAGTACCTTAAAATGCATCAGGATGTGAATCTGCGAGATCTTTCATGGACACTGAACTGTCGCCGGTCAACACTGCCAGTTCGCCTTTCTGTCTCAGCATCGACAGTGGAGGATTTGGTAGCAAGGCTTGACAAAGCCACGCAGTCATCGCCTGAAATCTCGACTGGCACTCAAACTTCGAGTGTTCACAAGCCGAAGCTGCTCGGCATTTTTACCGGACAGGGTGCACAATGGGCTCGAATGGGTGCAGAGCTACTGGTCAGCTCTCCTTTGGCTATTAATTGTGTCTCGCGGTTGGAAAAATCTTTGCAAGAGCTTCCAGATGAGCATCGCCCTTCTTGGTCTTTGAAAGTGGAGCTTCTCAAGGATGCCACCTCCTCTCAAATTGGGAAAGGTGAGTTTTCTCAGCCCTTGTGCACCGCGATTCAAATTGTGCTAGTGGAACTTCTTCGCGCGGCGAACATCCAATTTCACGCTGTTGTGGGCCATTCGTCGGGGGAGATTGCTGCAGCTTTTGCTGCAAACTACATCAGCGCCGAGGATGCTATCCGAATTGCATACTATCGTGGCTGGTCATTACAGTATTCCGGAGCCCATAATGCCGTCCAGGGTGCCATGATGGTTGCTGGCACGTCTTTCGAAGATGCTAAAGAGCTCTGCGAAATTCCCACACTCGATAAACGTGTATGCGTTGCTTGCAGCAACTCTCCTACCAATGTCACGCTCTCCGGAGATGCAGACGCTATCGACGAGGTCATAGAGATCTTTcaagacgagaagaagttcAATCGTCGGCTCAAAGTGGACAAGGCATACCACTCTCATCACATGATGCCTTGTACTGGCCCTTACATCGATGCCATTCGGAAGTGCGGCATGCGCATTCAACCTCGTCCCAATGGCAGCGCCACCTGGATATCCAGTGTCTATGTCGATGACATTGAAAACGTCAGGGAGAAACTTATCGACACATACTGGAGCAACAACATGGTGAGCCCAGTGCTGTTCTCCCAAGCAATTTCTTACGCGGTTGGCGCAGCTGGTCCCTTTGATATGGCGTTGGAGATTGGGCCCCATCCGGCACTACAGGGACCTGTAAAGGAAACAGTTCAAGAGATCTCCGGCAACACAATACATTACTCGGGAACTTTGAGTCGGAATAAAAACGATCGTGAGGTGTTTGCCTCTTCTCTTGGATCCTTGTGGGCGACGCTTGGAGAGAATGCAGTGGACTTTTCAAGCTTTGACCGCAAAGCGGGTGGTACTGCCGATGCCCCTAAGCTAATAAAGGGGCTTCCTTCCTATTGCTGGGACCATGACCGCGTCTACTGGCATGAGTCTCGTTTATCAACTGCGTTTCGAGCAGGACAAGAGGAATTCCATTACCTGCTAGGCATCAGATGCCCTGATGGGACAATTGATCAACTGCGTTGGCGCAACTATCTCAATCCTCGAGAAATTCCATGGCTCGCAGACCATAAAGTTCAGGGACAACTGGTCTTTCCCGCGGCAGGCTATATATCTGCGGCGGTTGAATGTATTATTCAGCAATACGCCCTGGAATCAGTCCAGTTGATCGAATTCCACGATGTAGTTATTGGACAAGCTTTGGTGCTCGAGGAGAATACCGGGGTTGAGACTGTCTTTGACCTCAAAGTTACCGAGCGCAGAAGCGATTGTGTCAAAGCAACATTCTCATGTCACTCCGCTGCAAACAAAGCATCCTCTCTGGCGCTTCATGCGTCTGCACAAATACAAATTTTCCTTGGCAATCCAAAGCAAGATGTGCTCCCTCCTCGAAAGGGCACCTATGATCGCTTCCTGGACCTAGAATCCGACCGATTCTACCAGTCAGTCTCACATCTGGGGTTCAGTTATACAGGTCCTTTCCAAGCGCTCTCTGACTTGAGCAGAAAAATGGACGAAGCGACTGGGTTGGTCGCTGTCCCGACTGCAGACCAGAACGAACCTCCTTTGCTCATCCACCCAGCTTCACTGGATGGCGCCATTCAATCCATTATGTTAGCCTATTGTTTTCCTGGTGACGGAAGATTGCGCACTATTTATTTGCCTACCAAGATTGACTGTGTGCGAATCAACCCCTCTGGTTGGGTGAAACTCGGGGGTCCCGGAGCAAGTCTTCCATTCCACTCCTTGGTAGGATCTGCAAAATTCTCTGAGTTATCGGGTGATGTAAACCTTTTTTCTGCGGATGGAGACACCATTCTTCAACTTCAAGGACTTCATACCACGCCAATCAGCCCTCTCACGGCTGCCAGCGATGTTCTCCTTTTTACGGAGATGACTTGGGGAAATGAAATCCCGAGGGCAAGTGCCTTTGATCCAGGCAGGGACTGGTTCCAAGAAAGCTTCACACTGGCCATGGACTTGGAACGATTGGCACACTTCTATTTAAAAAGTCTCGACCTCTCTATAACACAAACAGAGCGTGCTGGAGCCGCATGGCACCACGCTCACATGCTGTCAAATGTCGAGCATTGCCTGTCCTTGGTCAAATCAGGATATCATCCTTTTGCTAAATCTCAGTGGGCGAATGATACAAAGGAAGATGTGTATCCGATTCTGAGCCG ATATCCCGAATCTATTGATGTCAAAATTATTCATGCTGTCGGAGAGGACTTTCCTTCAGTTATTCGCGGAGAGAAGAACATTCTGGACGTACTAACACAGGAAAACATGCTGAACGAATTTTACGCTAACACACTTGGGATCCAACATTATCTCAAGGAAATGGCTCAAATCGCTGGTCAAATCAGCTATCGCTACCCGCACATGAATGTACTGGAAATCG GAGCCGGCGCCGGCAACACAGCCAATTTCATTCTAAACGAGATGAACACTGATTTCGCTTCCTATACATATACTGACATATCAAATGGGCTTTTCGACGACGCGCAGGAGAGATTCAGCGACCGTTCGTCGAAGATGACCTTCAAAGTGTTAGACATTGAGAAGGACGTCATGGAGCAGGGCTATACAGAGGAATCCTTCGATCTGATAATAGCCTCTCTGGCGCTCTATGCCACCAAGCAGCTTGAAGACACGTTGTCCAACGTTCGCCGCCTTCTTAAACCTGGCGGATATCTGCTCCTACTCGAGCCGACCAACCCGGACGTTATGCACTTAGGTCTCGTCCTTGGGGGGGTCCCTGGCTGGTGGCTGGGCTACGACGAAGGCCGTAAGAAGTCACCATTGGTTTCAATTGAAGCATGGGAGGAATTGATGAGAAAGTCCGGTTTCTCCGGAATTGATGCGATATCTCCACAGCATCCAAAATCACCGATACCATTTTCGGTGATGGCCTGTCAAGCAGTTGACAATCGGGTCCATTTTGTGCGAGAACCATTGTCGCTGGAGCACCAGCCTCTGGGTTTGGAAACATTGACCATTATTGGGGGCAAGACAAGTGAAACTTCTGTCATTGTTGAGGACATCAAAAAAGCAGTAGCTCGACATTATAACTACATTCACGACATCCCTTCGCTCATCGACCTGATTCCTTTCGATTTGCCTTTCATGGGAACTGTGGTTAGCTTGGTTGAACTGGATGAACCAATGTTCAAGAACATGTCATCAGAGAAGGTGAAGTCGTTCCAAGAGTTGTTcaagcagagcaagaacATCGTTTGGGTCACATATGGTGCACAGGGCGACAACCCATATGCCAATATGTTTGCTGGTGTCCAGAGAACATTGGTCTCAGAAATGGATCACCTCCACATCCAACGCCTCAACTTTCATTCGCTGATGGAGGCGAATGGACGACTCATAGCTCAAAAGCTTTTGCTACTTGAGATTGCCGACACTTGGAGTCAGAATGGTGAGCGTGGCAGACTTTTGTGGTACGATGAACCAGAGCTTGCGTTCAAGGATGGAAACTTTCTGGTTCCACGATTTCGCCTGAACCAGAGAAGGAACGACAGGTATAACTCCTCCCGGCGCTCTATAGTCAAACAGGTTGATCGTGAGACCTCGTCGGTATCTATTCGATGGTCCAGACTTGGGTACCGAATTGTCGAAAACAACACCAGGGATAAAGTGTCGTATCCGGACTGCATACACGTAAGGGTGACACACTCCCTCCTACGTGCTGTGAAGATTGCGGACGGCACAAGTGTGTTTCTTGTGTTTGGGACAGCTTCTCAAACTGGCGAGCATGTCATCGGAGCATCAGATTCGCTGAATTCTCTCGTCCGTGTCCCATCTACCTGGGTTGTCCGTTGCGGGCCATCTGCGGAACGTGGAATTCAGTCTACAATTGGCCTGTATATCTATTTCCTGGTTTCATCCATGCTTGACAAAATTCCCCTAGGGAAGTCGCTGGTGGTTCTAGATCCGGACTTCTCATTTGCATCCATCCTAACTCAACGGGCCTCTGAGAAAGGCATCCAACTCGTGTTGCTGACAACAACAGACGAAGCCTGCATGCGGCCATGGGTTTACATTCATCCACGTGCCACAAACCGTGAGATATTGAAGGATTTGCCTTACGATGTTGCTCGTTTTGTCAATATTGGCGGCGACCAGGAGACAATGTCAATTATTAAGCAGTGTTTACCGGCCAATTGTGACATGCAAACTGAACAGTCACTCACAAGTGAAGTTCCGTACTCTGAATCTTATGAAGCCACTAGCAAAGTTGCTTCTCAGATCCAGGCGGCTTGGATGAGAATACAAAATGATCCGACACCCGTCAATGTCCTCCGATTTAGAAGGCTTTCCTTGAACGAGCTCACACAGAATGCTAAACTCCCAAATTCACAGGTTATAGTCGAATGGGGTGACAGCAAGCTCCCCGCCCAAGTTCAGCCCGCCAGTTTGCAGGTCCGGTTTGCAAATGACAAGACATACTGGCTAGTTGGATTGACTGGCGGACTTGGTCTTTCGCTGTGCCAATGGATGGCACTCCAAGGTACGCGATACATTGCACTTTCAAGCCGAAATCCAAAGGTTGATGACATGTGGCTGCGTCAaatggctgctggtggttgCACAATCCGGGTTTTCCACAA TGATATTACAGATCGCGAATCTGTACGTGCTACCTACCGCCATATTTGTGAGACAATGCCACCAATTGCAGGTGTCGCCCAAGGTGCTATGGTACTTCAAGACACAATGTTCCCCGACCTTGATCTCGACCGGCTTGAGAGAGTGCTTCGACCCAAAGTTGATGGCAGCATTTTACTTGACGAACTATTCTCAGAAAACACACTCGAATTTATGATCTTTTTTTCGTCCATGGCTGCAGCGACGGGTAACCCTGGCCAAGTCGCATACAACGCAGCTAACATGTTCATGGCCAGTCTGGCTGCTCAACGGAGAAAGCGCGGCTTGGCAGCTCATGCGATCAATATCGGTGCCGTTGTAGGTAATGGATACGTTACTAGGGAGCTCAACATGAGCCAGCAGAATTACCTCTATCGGGTCGGCCATGCCTGGATGTCTGAGCAAGACTTCCATGAAGTTTTTGCCGAAGGAGTTCTGTCTTGCACGGACCCATATGGCAACGCAGAGCTGTACAGTGGACTGAGAATTGATAACGATGAGTCCAAAAGCTGGGTGTCCAACCCTATGTTCCAACACTTGGTATTCAGATCAAGCAGTCTGCTCGCAGGGGGCAAGAAGGGTAGGGGTggtgtcatcatcaaggCTCAGCTTTTGGAAGCTATTTCTCGTCAGGAAATCATCCAAATCCTAGAAG ATGGCTTTGTACTAAAGCTCCAATCGGCGTTGCAAGCCGATCCTGACAAGCCGATGTTGGATATGAGCCCTGACGAGCTAGGCATCGACTCTTTGGTGGCAGTTGATCTTCGCTCGTGGTTCTTGAAGGAACTAGGAGTGGACATGCCCGTGTTGAAAATCTTTAACGTTGTATCAATCCGAGAATTACTTGCCTCGGTCCCAGAGCTTCTCTCCGATGCCTTGATTCCCAAcgtcggcgatgatgcgAGGTCCTCAGAAAATTTACAAATGGACGATTCACTGGCTTTGGATGTCCAGAATAAAGGTCCAGGCTCCGCAAATGAAATGTCAGTAGATGGAACAGGTTCCTTGACAGTGGAGATTATAGAGTCTCTGAAGCTACGACCCCTGGACTCAGCCAAAGCTTACAGCGGTAGCTCCACTGCTTCTCTGCAAGCGGGAGACTCAAATTCAGAGGAGACCGAGGACCCGGCGTCATCAATATACACAGATGACTATGGATCGCCAATTGCCAATCGTACTGTTCAAAAAACTCTTCCCATGTCACTTGGTCAGTCACGCTTCTGGTTTTTGAAATTTTTCGTGGAAGACAAATCTGCGTTTAACAGTACAACGACAATTCGCTTAACTGGGCGTCTCCAGATTGATGCCTTCGCTAAGGCCATTGAATCGGTGGGCGAGCATCACGAGGCGCTGAGAacattcttcttcactgATAGAGAGAAGCGGCATATGCAAGGTATTTGGGCTACCTCAATTTTGCGTCTGGAACACGTCAAGATTATCGACGAAAATGAGGTCGACAAAGCCGCAACACAGATGAAAAGCCATGTGTTTGACCTCGAACAGGGAGAGATTCTTCGCGTTCAGCTTCTTTCCTTGTCACCAGAGCAGCATTGGCTAGTCTTTGGGTGTCATCACATTAACATGGATGGAATTAGTTTCGAGAATTTCTGGTCTGATGTTGAAAAGGCCTACCAAGGTGTCCCTCTATCCTCAGCTGTGCTCCAGTACCCGGACTTTACTCTTCGGCAATTACGCGAATATGAGACTGGCGTGTGGAACGATGATTTGGACTTCTGGCGCAAACAGTTTGTTGAATTGCCGCCCccaattcctcttctcccaTTTTCTCGGCTTCACGTTCGTCCTGGTGTCTCACAGTTCGGGTCCCACATTGCGCTGGTCCGGCTTGAAGAAAACCTTTGCGCAAAGGTTGAACAGTGCTGTCGGGTGTTCAAGACGACACCATTTCACTTTTACCTTGCCATTTGGAAGATTCTGGTTCTCGGATATTTTGATATGGACAGTGTCTGTATTGGAGTCGGCGATGGTAACCGGACCGACAGCGACATTATCAACAGCATAGGACTTTTCCTCAATCTTCTTCCTATCCTGTTTGTGCGAAAGCCAGATCTGTCATTTGGAGAAGCTTTAAAGGATATCCGGTACGTGGCACAGACTGCATTCGCACACTCGCGCGTTCCATTCGACGTCATTCTGAACGAGTTATACGTCCCGAGATCCGCCTCCTACAGTCCTTTATTCCAGATATTTTTCAACTATCGACGAAAGATTAAGGAATCCAGAACATTCTGTGGGTGTCTTGCCGAGGGCGAACTGTTGGGCGCTGGCGAGACAGCGTATGACCTCAGTTTGGACGTTGTCGATGTCAACAACG GCGTGGAAATGAGAAACCGATGGCCAGCAACTATCGTGCACCGTGTCGATGAAATTGCCCGTCTTTATGGAAGCCGCGTGGCCTTGAAAGATCAACAGAACCATGTCCTCACGTATTCTCAGATGCAAAATCGGGTGACCGTTATTGCAAATGAACTTCTCAACAATGGAGTCGGGCCTGGAACGCCAGTTGGAGTCTTTCAATCCCCAAATATAGACTGGATTTGCTCCTTGATGGCAATCCTTCGGGTTGGCGGGGCTTATATTCCATTGGACAAAAAGGTGGGTATGTATCGATTGACAATGATCACCAACAACTCACGCGTACGGGTGATCCTGGTTGATTCATCTACTAACTCGGAATTTTCACTTCTCAAATCTGATGCCGACCAGATAGATGTCTCCAGCCTGCGTGGTGCGGGCGTAAGCCCCGTGTCTGTCATGGCTGAATCCAAAGGAACCGCTGTCATCATGTACACCAGTGGGTCCACAGGCACTCCAAAGGCAATCAAGATTCACCACTTGGCTTGGGCGCATAGAATTCAAAGTGCAATTGATGAATGGAGACTTGccgaaggagaagaaacgaTACTGCAACAGTCTGCCTATTCTTTTGATATGTCTCTAGCCCAAATATTTCTGTCGCTGTGTAACGCGGGGACACTTATCATTCCTTCCAGCTTGACTCGCAGTGATCCAGTTGCCATTTCGGCCTTGATAGCATCTGAAAATGTGACTGTTACGGTTGGGACGCCAGCAGAATACCTCGGGTGGCTTCAGCATGGACGCTTGGCGCTGAGACACTCTCAGCTGAGAACAACCATATCTGGGGGAGAAGCTTTGTCGAATGGGCTGATCCTACAATTTCAGTTGCTCGAAAAATCGGACTTGCGATTAATAAATGCTTACGGGCCCACGGAAACCACATTGGCCTCCAGTAGCGCCGAAGTTCCATATGCCCAGCTTGATGCAACTTCGGCCACAAACAACTTGCCTCTCTCCACCTCACCCAATTACTCCGTGTACATTCTTGATGGCGCCCTTAATCCTGTTCCTATCGGAATACCTGGTGAAGTGGTAATTGGTGGTGCTTGTGTCAGCCAGGGTTATCTCAACGAAACTGACACAAAGGCTCGCTTCTTGCAAGATGGACATGCCAGTCCATTCTTCCATGATCAAGGGTGGACAACAATTCATCGAACTGGGGACCGTGGGAAACTTTGCAAAGACGGCACTTTGGTTATCATGGGTCGTATTGAAGGTGACACTCAAATCAAGCTCGGTGGCATTCGAATGGACCTAGAAGATATCGAGGCCACCATTGTGCGTGCCGCCAGTGGGAAGATTGTTCAGGCTGTTGTTTCAGTTCGCACTCGGCCAGATCAGgagcagagcaagaagtTTCTAGTCGCATTAGTGGTCCTCTGCGATGACAACCCATTTTCTCAACCGACTCAGTTCCTGCAACATCTGGTGGCAGAACTACCTGTGCCACAATACATGCGACCAGCAGCACTCATCCAAATTGACTGCATACCGCTGACGCATTCTGGAAAGATTGACAGACATGCAATCAATGAATTTCCTATCCCTCAGGTTACGCACCAGCAAGAGCATTATACAGAGCTTACCCCGTCAGAGCTTTCGCTGCGTCACCTGTGGCAGGAAGTGCTACCGCAAGGTCTTGTTAATCACTTCTCTATCGGCGCGACTTCGGACTTCTTTCATGTCGGAGGATCATCACTGGCATTGATTAATTTACAAGGCTTGATCAAAGACAGACTCGGAGTTTCTGTGCCTTTGTACCAATTGTTCGAGACAAGCACCCTCCACACTATGGCCTCGCGAATAGGAAGCCTGTCGTCTTCCATCTCTAATCTGACGGTGgactgggaagaagaggtacAAATTAAACCTGACGTGGATCAAACCACACCGAGCTTTGAGGTTGCGAATGCCCCTCTGCTGGGTGTTAATATTGTAGTACTCACCGGTTCCACGGGCTTCCTCGGCAAGGAAATTCTTCGGCAGCTTATCGACGACGACCGAGTTATGCTGATACACTGCATTGCTGTTCGAAAGGACCAGTCTCAATTGCCCGA